Part of the Oerskovia paurometabola genome is shown below.
TCTCGATGATGGGCGTGAACGGCTGGTGCATCGCGAAGCCGTGCAACCACGTGGGCATGGTCTCGACCTGGACGAAACCGCTCGACAGGTACGGCACGAACAGGAAGAACATGTTGAAGCTCGCTGCGGCGTCCACGCTCAGGACCAGGCCCGCGAGGCAGCTCAGCCAGGTGAACGCCAGGACCATGAGCGCGAGGTAGCCCGCGACACCCACCCAGCCGCCCAGGTCCGCGCCGGGGGTGAAGCCGAGCGCGACCGCGACGAGCAGGACGAGGGTCGCCGAGACGAGGTTGCGGACCGTGCTGGCCAGCACGTGGGCCCACAGGACCGACGGGCCGAAGATCGGCAGGGTCTTGAACCGGTTGGTCGTGCCGCTCGTCATGTCCTGCGCGACCGAGAGGGCGGCCGTCGCCGAGCCGAAGCCCAGGCACAGGACCAGGATCCCGGGCACGACGTAGTCGACGTAGCTGCCGTCGTCCTCGATCGCGCCGCCGAACACGACGACGAACACGAGCATGATCAGGACAGGCAGCATGAGGGCCGTGACCAGGCCGTCGACGCTGCGCAGCGTGCGGCGCAGCTCGCGGCCGGTCATGGCCGAGACGTCGCGCAGCGCGGCCGCGGGGGAGTGCCGGGTGCTGCGGGCGGTGCTCGCCGCCCGGCGGCCGGGGGTGGGGCGCGTGGCCCGTGCGGTCTCTGGGGCGGTGGTGCTCATCGGGTGCCTGCCTTCGTCGGTGCGGGTGCCTGCTGGTCGGCCGGGCCGGGGGCTGCGGACGGGCTCGCGGCCCGCGACGCCCGCGATCCCGTGAGAGCGAGGAAGACGTCGTCGAGCGAGGGCTTGACCACGCTGACGCCCGTCACGGGGATGCCGCGCTCGTCGGCCAGCGCGAGGACGTCACGGACGGTGCGGAGGGGGTCGGTCGTGGGCACCATGGCCGCGAGGTCCTTGGGGTCGGTCC
Proteins encoded:
- a CDS encoding ABC transporter permease: MSTTAPETARATRPTPGRRAASTARSTRHSPAAALRDVSAMTGRELRRTLRSVDGLVTALMLPVLIMLVFVVVFGGAIEDDGSYVDYVVPGILVLCLGFGSATAALSVAQDMTSGTTNRFKTLPIFGPSVLWAHVLASTVRNLVSATLVLLVAVALGFTPGADLGGWVGVAGYLALMVLAFTWLSCLAGLVLSVDAAASFNMFFLFVPYLSSGFVQVETMPTWLHGFAMHQPFTPIIETLRALLSGTSAAGSLVPAIAWLVGMFAVSCALASVLYRRRTAH